The proteins below come from a single Acidovorax sp. NCPPB 4044 genomic window:
- a CDS encoding head maturation protease, ClpP-related has protein sequence MTLKKLPELQASGRGRIQSYVSPNALARWSPTIQAAAGDSPDNTISILDVIGEDWWTGEGVTSNRIAGALRAIGERDVTVNLNSPGGDMFEGTAIYNLLREHKGKVTINVLGLAASAASIIAMAGDEIRIGRPSFLMIHNCWCLAAGNRHDFAVLAEDMAPFDAAMADVYQSRTGIDLKRIESLMDRESWIGGSAAVAEGWADGLLGEKEIKDDGGGTQAHSVRRIEAALRSSGMPRSEAQRLLSDFKSSLSDSAGSPGRLSDSAAPTVAPGALQNLLTAMKG, from the coding sequence ATGACCCTGAAAAAGCTCCCTGAACTGCAGGCGTCCGGTCGCGGGCGCATCCAGTCCTACGTCTCGCCCAATGCGCTGGCGCGGTGGTCGCCCACCATCCAAGCCGCCGCGGGCGACTCACCTGACAACACCATCAGCATCCTCGACGTGATCGGAGAGGACTGGTGGACCGGCGAGGGCGTGACCTCCAACCGCATCGCCGGCGCCTTGCGTGCCATCGGCGAGCGAGACGTTACCGTTAACCTGAACAGCCCAGGCGGTGACATGTTCGAGGGCACGGCCATCTACAACCTGCTGCGCGAGCACAAGGGCAAAGTCACGATCAACGTGCTGGGCCTGGCGGCTTCGGCGGCGTCCATCATCGCAATGGCAGGCGACGAGATCCGCATCGGTCGGCCTTCGTTCCTGATGATCCACAACTGCTGGTGCTTGGCCGCGGGCAACCGCCACGACTTCGCGGTGCTGGCGGAGGACATGGCGCCCTTCGATGCTGCGATGGCCGACGTGTACCAATCCCGCACGGGCATCGACCTGAAGCGCATCGAGTCGCTGATGGACCGCGAGAGCTGGATCGGCGGCTCGGCCGCAGTCGCAGAAGGCTGGGCCGACGGCCTGCTGGGCGAGAAAGAAATCAAGGACGACGGAGGTGGCACGCAAGCCCATTCTGTCCGTCGTATCGAAGCGGCGCTGCGCTCCAGCGGCATGCCGCGCAGCGAGGCCCAGCGCCTTCTGTCCGACTTCAAGTCCAGCCTGAGCGACTCGGCTGGCAGCCCCGGCCGCCTGAGTGATTCGGCAGCACCCACCGTGGCGCCTGGCGCGCTGCAGAACCTCCTCACCGCCATGAAAGGCTGA
- a CDS encoding DUF2513 domain-containing protein has protein sequence MKRDMDLVRRIALEVADMDFGYVIDGMEDEGVDAATFGLHVIWMQEAGLIKAFVQEYQSGEPPKARISRLTWAGCEFVDAIRDDTMWAKAKANVLKPGMSFTFDVLKDWLKTEITQGLPTLRALGQ, from the coding sequence ATGAAACGAGACATGGATCTGGTCAGGCGGATTGCGCTCGAAGTAGCGGACATGGATTTCGGGTACGTGATCGACGGCATGGAAGACGAGGGTGTCGATGCGGCAACCTTCGGCCTACACGTCATCTGGATGCAAGAGGCCGGACTGATCAAAGCCTTCGTGCAGGAGTACCAGAGCGGGGAGCCGCCCAAGGCACGGATATCCCGCCTCACCTGGGCAGGTTGCGAATTCGTGGACGCCATTCGAGACGACACGATGTGGGCAAAAGCCAAAGCAAACGTTCTCAAGCCCGGCATGTCATTCACCTTCGACGTGCTCAAGGATTGGCTGAAAACCGAAATCACGCAGGGCCTCCCGACCTTGCGGGCTCTTGGCCAATAG
- a CDS encoding phage portal protein — MGFFDFLRRGASAEAQSRPRAEATSTITFTGLDDPALLEFIRSGQQGEANRMLRNTAALRSLSLLANGLGMLPVNLLIAGSEKRVASDHPGQKLLRLKPNPWQTPMEFKSQMQLLLVTEGNAYARIIRAAGRPIHLIPFEKGKVDAKLGGNYRMQYRCQTENGGQITLDQEEVLHLRDLSLDGVTGLSRRKLSEEVFALAQGAQRAAARVFEKGVMAGGAIEVADALSDKAYERMRASLDNDHAGADNAGKWMLLEEGAKASKWSSTGRDAQHVENRNHQIEEVARLYGVPRPLLMMDDTSWGSGIEQLGIFFVQFTLAPWFRAWEEALARSLLTDTDLGRMQFKFNERALLRGTLKDQADYFAKALGAGGHQPWHTANEIRDLADYPADKNAKFDTLGDPSGKKAPNDPEKAP, encoded by the coding sequence ATGGGCTTTTTTGACTTTCTCCGCCGGGGCGCCTCGGCGGAGGCGCAGTCGCGCCCGCGCGCGGAGGCGACCAGCACCATTACCTTCACCGGGTTGGACGATCCCGCCTTGCTCGAGTTCATCCGGAGCGGCCAGCAGGGTGAGGCCAATCGCATGCTGCGCAACACCGCAGCGCTGCGCAGCCTGTCCCTTCTGGCCAATGGCCTGGGCATGCTGCCAGTGAACCTCCTCATCGCTGGGAGCGAGAAGCGTGTGGCCTCCGACCATCCGGGTCAGAAGCTGCTGCGACTGAAGCCGAACCCCTGGCAAACGCCGATGGAGTTCAAGAGCCAGATGCAGCTGCTGCTGGTGACGGAAGGCAACGCCTACGCACGGATCATCCGGGCCGCCGGTCGGCCAATCCACCTGATCCCTTTCGAGAAGGGAAAGGTGGACGCCAAGCTCGGCGGCAACTACCGCATGCAGTACCGCTGCCAAACGGAGAACGGCGGGCAGATCACGCTGGACCAGGAAGAAGTCCTGCACCTGCGCGACCTGTCCCTGGATGGTGTCACGGGGTTGTCTCGGCGCAAGCTCTCGGAGGAAGTCTTCGCGCTCGCTCAGGGTGCCCAGCGCGCCGCGGCCCGGGTGTTCGAGAAGGGCGTGATGGCGGGCGGAGCGATCGAGGTCGCTGATGCGCTCTCCGACAAGGCCTATGAGCGCATGCGGGCATCCCTCGACAACGACCACGCAGGCGCGGACAACGCGGGCAAGTGGATGCTGCTGGAGGAGGGGGCCAAGGCTTCGAAGTGGTCTTCGACCGGGCGCGACGCCCAGCACGTCGAGAACCGCAACCACCAGATCGAAGAGGTGGCCCGGCTCTACGGCGTGCCGCGGCCGCTGCTCATGATGGACGACACCAGTTGGGGATCGGGGATCGAGCAGCTGGGTATTTTTTTCGTGCAGTTCACCCTCGCGCCTTGGTTCAGGGCCTGGGAAGAAGCGCTAGCGCGATCGCTTCTGACGGACACGGATCTGGGTCGCATGCAGTTCAAGTTCAACGAGCGTGCACTGCTGCGCGGCACCCTGAAGGACCAGGCCGACTACTTCGCCAAGGCGCTCGGCGCCGGCGGTCACCAGCCTTGGCACACCGCCAACGAGATCCGCGATCTGGCCGACTACCCGGCCGACAAGAACGCCAAGTTCGACACCCTGGGCGATCCCTCGGGCAAGAAAGCACCCAATGACCCTGAAAAAGCTCCCTGA
- a CDS encoding recombination-associated protein RdgC, translated as MFSNLIIYRIAEWHADLAQLEDALARTPFVECGATQEKSVGWVPPRGEAHGALSESVGGQWTLRFMTESKMIPGSVLARKVKDKATRIEQETGRKPGKKETRELKEEAKLDLLPMAFTKQAAMWVWIDPEARLLVLDTGSQGRADEVVTLLVEALPGLSLSLLDTSTSPQAAMAHWLTEQEPPEGFSVDRECELKAADETKAVVRYGRHPLDIDEIREHIAAGKLPTKLAMSWDDRVAFVLTEGLQIKKVSFLDTVFEGRGQDDSGFDTDVAIATGELSRMIPDLVEALGGEGHAAPSGATP; from the coding sequence ATGTTTTCCAACCTGATCATCTACCGCATCGCCGAGTGGCATGCAGACCTCGCCCAGCTCGAGGACGCCCTGGCCCGCACCCCGTTCGTGGAGTGCGGCGCCACCCAGGAGAAATCAGTCGGATGGGTGCCGCCGCGCGGCGAGGCCCACGGCGCGCTCTCCGAATCCGTGGGCGGTCAGTGGACCCTGCGCTTCATGACCGAATCGAAGATGATTCCGGGCTCGGTGCTCGCGCGCAAGGTGAAGGACAAGGCCACGCGCATTGAGCAGGAGACGGGCAGAAAGCCCGGCAAGAAGGAAACCCGCGAGCTCAAGGAAGAGGCGAAGCTGGACCTGCTGCCGATGGCCTTCACGAAGCAGGCGGCGATGTGGGTGTGGATCGACCCGGAAGCGCGCCTGCTGGTGCTCGACACCGGCAGCCAGGGCCGGGCCGATGAGGTGGTCACCCTGCTGGTCGAGGCGCTGCCGGGACTGTCACTGTCTCTGCTGGACACCAGCACCAGCCCTCAGGCCGCCATGGCGCACTGGCTCACCGAGCAGGAGCCGCCCGAGGGCTTCAGCGTGGACCGCGAGTGCGAGCTGAAGGCCGCTGACGAGACGAAGGCCGTGGTCCGGTACGGACGCCACCCGCTCGACATTGACGAGATCCGCGAGCACATCGCCGCCGGCAAGCTGCCCACCAAGCTCGCGATGAGCTGGGACGACCGCGTCGCCTTCGTGCTCACCGAAGGGCTGCAGATCAAGAAGGTGTCGTTCCTCGACACGGTGTTCGAGGGCCGGGGCCAGGACGACAGCGGCTTCGACACCGACGTGGCGATCGCCACGGGCGAGCTCTCCAGGATGATCCCGGACCTGGTCGAGGCGCTGGGCGGCGAGGGGCACGCCGCACCAAGCGGCGCGACGCCGTGA
- a CDS encoding terminase small subunit, whose amino-acid sequence MPRGGARPGAGRPKKSAPADVPKPAAAAKKRPASKKTEAPPLDAEGYKTDANWPFGQERPLAPPPPKDLSDLTPLDFLLEVMRDETEERRTRIQAAQLAAPYVHAKKGEAGKKEEKQDAAKKVASRFTAGAPPPKLAAAGGKRV is encoded by the coding sequence ATGCCCAGAGGTGGTGCGCGGCCTGGTGCTGGTCGCCCGAAAAAATCTGCACCGGCCGATGTGCCGAAGCCGGCGGCAGCGGCCAAGAAGCGGCCAGCATCCAAGAAGACCGAGGCGCCGCCGCTGGATGCGGAGGGGTACAAGACCGACGCGAACTGGCCATTCGGCCAAGAGCGGCCGCTTGCGCCTCCGCCGCCGAAAGACCTAAGCGACCTGACGCCGCTGGACTTCCTGCTGGAGGTCATGCGGGATGAGACCGAGGAGCGCCGCACGCGCATCCAGGCGGCCCAACTGGCCGCGCCCTACGTGCACGCCAAGAAGGGCGAGGCAGGCAAGAAGGAGGAGAAGCAGGACGCCGCCAAAAAGGTGGCAAGCCGTTTCACGGCGGGCGCGCCTCCACCGAAGCTGGCCGCCGCCGGCGGGAAGAGGGTGTAG
- a CDS encoding head-tail connector protein yields MSLVSLDQALAHLRSDTGDEDDLITLYLGAAEQSVVDYLNRQVFADQAAMDAAVTAGTAGDHPMVTNKAVKAAVLMTLGHLYANREQVAVGVSVAEMPFGPRSLLRPHRIFPGF; encoded by the coding sequence ATGTCCCTTGTGTCTTTGGATCAGGCCCTGGCGCACCTGCGGTCCGATACCGGCGATGAGGACGACCTGATCACCCTCTACCTCGGTGCGGCCGAGCAGTCGGTGGTCGATTACCTCAATCGCCAGGTGTTCGCCGACCAGGCCGCTATGGACGCTGCCGTGACCGCTGGCACCGCGGGGGATCACCCCATGGTGACGAACAAGGCGGTTAAGGCGGCGGTCCTGATGACCCTCGGGCACCTCTACGCGAATCGGGAGCAGGTGGCTGTCGGCGTGTCGGTGGCTGAGATGCCATTCGGCCCACGATCGCTCCTGCGCCCGCATCGCATCTTTCCGGGGTTTTGA
- a CDS encoding phage regulatory CII family protein, producing MSLHDSLRRGADHFPGGRAVLSTRLGKGDEVLRKELSGATSHKLGAVDALAIARLCVEGGTPHCYDFAAFVAQECGGSFVPSDEPESAAALSPMNKVSRLMRETSDVTSTVIEALSDGVISDNELARIEQEIAEAEEVLRKLRRAARATNAAGKPLAERHHIELPVIDPPQTP from the coding sequence ATGAGCCTTCACGATTCCCTGCGCCGCGGCGCAGACCACTTCCCGGGCGGCCGCGCCGTCCTTTCCACGCGCTTGGGGAAGGGCGACGAGGTGCTGCGCAAGGAGCTGTCCGGCGCCACCTCTCACAAGCTGGGCGCGGTGGACGCGCTGGCCATCGCCCGCCTGTGCGTGGAAGGCGGCACGCCGCACTGTTACGACTTCGCGGCATTCGTGGCACAGGAGTGCGGCGGAAGCTTCGTGCCGTCCGACGAGCCCGAGTCTGCTGCAGCACTGAGCCCCATGAACAAGGTTTCCCGGCTGATGCGCGAGACCTCTGATGTGACCTCGACGGTGATCGAGGCCCTGAGCGACGGGGTGATTTCGGACAACGAACTGGCGCGTATCGAGCAGGAAATTGCCGAGGCCGAGGAGGTGCTGCGCAAGCTCCGCCGCGCCGCGCGCGCCACCAATGCTGCCGGCAAGCCCCTTGCCGAGCGCCATCACATTGAGCTGCCGGTCATCGACCCGCCGCAAACCCCTTGA
- a CDS encoding DUF6475 domain-containing protein, producing MQQSEFPAFRDMLTDVMAYYRQDVSRFVLDLWWNACKPFDLQQLGSAMQRHATDPEHGQFPPKVADMVRILQGTTTDRASLAWGKVLESMSAVGAYTDVVFDDPAIHAAAEDMGGWPKMCRTDLRELGLLQHRFTQSYRAYAERGQFDYPRRLAGDRSPDSEYERAGLKLPRPALIGDPARAKLVYQGGGSGKTAITFASIQTLGHQIAAAIEAPRSAA from the coding sequence ATGCAGCAGAGCGAATTTCCGGCCTTCCGCGACATGCTCACGGACGTCATGGCCTACTACCGGCAGGACGTGTCCCGCTTCGTCCTGGACCTGTGGTGGAACGCGTGCAAGCCATTCGACTTGCAGCAACTCGGCTCGGCCATGCAGCGCCACGCAACCGACCCGGAGCATGGGCAGTTTCCGCCGAAGGTGGCCGACATGGTCCGCATTCTGCAAGGAACCACCACCGATCGCGCTTCACTGGCGTGGGGCAAGGTGCTGGAGTCGATGTCTGCCGTGGGCGCATACACGGACGTCGTGTTCGACGACCCAGCAATTCACGCGGCCGCTGAGGACATGGGCGGCTGGCCCAAGATGTGCCGCACTGACCTGAGGGAGCTGGGGCTGCTCCAGCACCGCTTTACCCAGTCCTACCGGGCCTACGCGGAGCGCGGCCAGTTCGACTACCCGCGGCGCCTTGCCGGAGATCGCAGCCCCGACAGCGAGTACGAGAGGGCGGGGCTCAAGCTGCCTCGTCCCGCGCTGATCGGCGATCCCGCGCGCGCAAAGCTGGTTTATCAGGGTGGAGGATCCGGAAAGACGGCCATCACCTTCGCGTCAATTCAAACCCTCGGGCACCAGATCGCCGCCGCCATTGAGGCGCCGAGGAGTGCAGCATGA
- a CDS encoding S24 family peptidase: MDEMTLHRKRRLRHLIDSGYEGSQAKFASAAGLSEGRLSQIVSPEHSFGERAARNLANELRLDERYFEAGFAADPAYLQVARMSVAVGAGDGPPVISEDIIDGLAFRRDFLRDCGINNPDDAAVLDVKGESMGSTVWDRSVILVNKRARDPVRNKIFVFVNGEGPVVKRVVREDGRWVARSDNSDKRRYPDFPFTEDNRLIGQAVWVAAKL; encoded by the coding sequence ATGGACGAGATGACACTTCACCGCAAGCGGCGCCTGCGGCACCTAATTGATTCCGGCTACGAAGGGTCGCAGGCCAAGTTCGCCTCAGCAGCCGGACTCTCCGAGGGGCGCCTCTCCCAGATCGTTAGCCCTGAACACAGCTTCGGAGAGCGAGCAGCCCGCAACTTGGCCAACGAGCTCCGACTCGATGAGCGCTACTTCGAGGCTGGGTTTGCTGCCGACCCTGCGTATCTGCAGGTGGCGCGCATGAGCGTCGCCGTGGGGGCCGGCGACGGCCCTCCTGTCATCAGCGAAGACATCATTGACGGACTGGCATTCCGCCGCGACTTCCTGCGTGACTGCGGCATCAACAACCCCGACGACGCAGCGGTACTCGATGTCAAGGGAGAGAGCATGGGCTCCACGGTGTGGGATCGCAGCGTCATCCTTGTGAACAAGCGTGCGCGCGACCCCGTGAGGAACAAGATTTTTGTTTTCGTGAACGGTGAAGGCCCAGTAGTTAAGCGGGTGGTACGCGAAGACGGGCGATGGGTCGCGAGATCCGACAACTCAGACAAAAGACGGTATCCAGACTTCCCGTTCACCGAGGACAATCGCTTGATTGGTCAGGCAGTTTGGGTGGCCGCAAAACTTTGA
- a CDS encoding phage major capsid protein — protein sequence MTDVNKTIEDLGKAFEAFKATHTQELNALKQSHGTADYQAKIDKISADIDRHQKEIEDAHTKLAASQQGTPNAGLVDKEYSAAFRAHFTKGEVQAALNKGSATEGGYLAPVEWDRSITSRLVEVSPIRSIANVQNISTAGYTKLFNNLGTTSGWVGETSPRPPTNTPTFSPMTYKPGELYANPAATQQLLDDAEVDLETWLAGEVETEFAYQEGIAFLTGSGANDRPNGLLTYVTGGTNAATHPWGDIKTVGSGAVGAVTADSLIDLIYALPDEYTANARFVLNRTAQGTIRKLKDGQGNYLWQPSYVAGQPATIAGYPVTTVAGMPNIAANAIVALFGDFKRGYQIVDRTGVRVLRDPYTNKPFVQFYTTKRVGGGLLNPDVIKALKVNAA from the coding sequence ATGACCGACGTGAACAAGACCATCGAAGACCTCGGCAAGGCTTTCGAAGCCTTCAAGGCTACGCATACCCAGGAGCTCAACGCTCTGAAGCAGAGCCACGGCACCGCCGATTACCAGGCCAAGATCGACAAGATCAGTGCCGACATCGACCGCCACCAGAAGGAAATCGAAGACGCACACACCAAGCTGGCCGCCAGCCAGCAGGGCACGCCGAACGCGGGCCTGGTGGACAAGGAGTACAGCGCCGCATTCCGAGCGCACTTCACGAAGGGCGAAGTGCAGGCGGCCCTGAACAAGGGCTCCGCCACCGAGGGCGGCTATCTCGCTCCGGTGGAATGGGATCGCTCCATCACCAGCCGCCTGGTGGAGGTGTCGCCGATCCGCTCGATCGCAAACGTGCAGAACATCTCCACCGCAGGCTACACGAAGCTGTTCAACAACCTCGGCACCACGTCCGGCTGGGTCGGCGAAACCTCTCCGCGCCCTCCGACGAACACGCCGACGTTCAGCCCGATGACGTACAAGCCGGGCGAGCTGTATGCCAACCCGGCGGCCACGCAGCAACTGCTGGACGACGCCGAGGTCGATCTGGAGACGTGGCTGGCCGGCGAGGTGGAAACCGAGTTCGCCTACCAGGAGGGCATCGCCTTCCTCACGGGCTCCGGCGCGAACGACCGCCCGAACGGTCTCCTCACGTATGTCACTGGCGGCACCAACGCTGCCACCCACCCCTGGGGCGACATCAAGACGGTGGGCTCCGGTGCCGTTGGCGCTGTGACGGCGGATTCGCTGATCGATCTGATCTACGCCCTGCCCGACGAGTACACCGCCAACGCGCGCTTCGTGCTCAACCGCACCGCGCAGGGCACGATCCGCAAGCTGAAGGACGGCCAGGGCAACTACCTGTGGCAGCCCAGCTATGTGGCGGGCCAGCCGGCCACCATCGCAGGCTACCCGGTCACTACCGTGGCGGGCATGCCCAACATCGCGGCCAACGCCATCGTGGCGCTGTTCGGCGACTTCAAGCGCGGCTACCAGATCGTGGACCGCACCGGCGTCCGCGTCCTGCGTGACCCCTACACAAACAAGCCGTTCGTGCAGTTCTACACGACGAAGCGCGTGGGTGGGGGTCTGCTGAACCCCGACGTGATCAAGGCCCTGAAGGTCAACGCAGCCTGA
- a CDS encoding zinc ribbon domain-containing protein produces the protein MALISCAECGKNVSDKAPACPHCGAPTSDAAIKKYQAQKRWTSNAPVIGVLIFTALVVVSCIAVGSKTKPREWARDDYKSTAISVCKSKIKEAAHDPSSVEFPANDRFEVINGDGPSWQLKVTIRAKNGFGALRLADYLCVVGDIAPQLNGGVTYKALAVPAP, from the coding sequence ATGGCACTTATTTCCTGCGCAGAATGCGGCAAGAACGTCAGCGATAAAGCCCCAGCTTGCCCGCACTGCGGCGCTCCGACTAGCGATGCTGCGATCAAGAAGTACCAAGCTCAGAAGCGATGGACCAGCAATGCACCGGTCATTGGCGTCTTGATCTTCACTGCTCTGGTCGTCGTGTCTTGCATCGCTGTGGGCAGCAAGACGAAACCACGCGAGTGGGCCCGCGACGACTACAAAAGCACAGCGATCTCCGTCTGCAAGTCGAAGATCAAGGAGGCTGCGCACGATCCGTCATCAGTCGAGTTCCCGGCGAACGACAGATTTGAGGTCATCAACGGAGATGGCCCTTCGTGGCAATTGAAAGTCACCATTCGCGCCAAGAATGGCTTCGGCGCCCTGCGACTGGCGGACTATCTCTGCGTCGTGGGGGACATCGCGCCACAGCTCAACGGCGGCGTCACCTACAAAGCACTTGCCGTTCCAGCCCCATGA
- a CDS encoding terminase large subunit → MEWTTACEDWEMRLVERRSIIPPPIYREEADRALTIFKELRVVDLPGKPTFGECSEEWVFDFVAAIFGAYDAETGQQKIREFGLLISKKNTKSTIAAGIMLTALILCWREDEEHLILAPTKEVADNSFKPAAGMIRADEELSALFHVQGHVRTITHRVNGNSLKVVAADTDTVSGKKSGKVLVDELWLFGKRANAEAMFLEALGGQVSRDEGWVIYLTTQSDEPPAGVFKEKLNYWRSVRDGTVTDRKTLGVLFEFPQHMIDSQAYLQRENFYITNPNIGHSVSAEWLEDQLRLFRARTDGGFQQFLAKHLNIEIGLNLRSDRWLGADFWLAAAVPVFSLEELLERSEVVTVGIDGGGLDDMLGLAVIGREIDTGRWLVWARAWLHPIALERRKSEEARYRDFAAAGDLVLVQRVGEDIADVVRIVTQVADSGLLDKVGVDRAGLGGIYDALVGTKEEPGPVKPDDVVGIPQGWQLQGAIKTAERHLAAQRMVHAGSALMAWCVGNAKVVQVGNAISITKQASGLAKIDPLMAVFDAVYLMALNPKAKGRSVYEERGFRYL, encoded by the coding sequence ATGGAATGGACGACCGCCTGCGAGGACTGGGAGATGCGGCTCGTGGAGCGGCGGTCGATCATTCCGCCGCCCATCTACCGCGAGGAGGCCGACCGCGCGCTGACCATCTTCAAGGAGCTGCGGGTGGTTGACCTGCCGGGGAAGCCCACCTTCGGCGAATGCTCGGAGGAGTGGGTGTTCGACTTCGTGGCCGCCATCTTCGGCGCCTACGACGCGGAGACCGGGCAGCAGAAGATCCGCGAGTTCGGGCTGCTGATCAGCAAGAAGAACACGAAATCGACCATCGCCGCAGGCATCATGCTCACGGCGCTGATCCTGTGCTGGCGCGAGGACGAGGAGCATCTGATCCTGGCCCCCACGAAGGAGGTGGCGGACAACAGCTTCAAGCCTGCGGCCGGCATGATCCGGGCCGATGAGGAGCTGTCCGCCCTGTTTCACGTCCAGGGCCACGTCCGCACGATCACGCACCGCGTGAACGGCAACAGCCTGAAGGTGGTTGCCGCCGACACCGACACGGTCTCGGGTAAGAAGTCGGGCAAGGTGCTGGTGGACGAACTCTGGCTGTTCGGCAAGCGCGCGAACGCCGAGGCGATGTTCCTGGAGGCCCTGGGCGGCCAGGTGTCGCGCGACGAGGGCTGGGTGATCTACCTCACGACGCAGAGCGACGAGCCGCCGGCCGGCGTGTTCAAGGAGAAGCTGAACTACTGGCGCAGCGTGCGCGATGGCACCGTCACGGACCGGAAGACGCTGGGCGTGCTGTTCGAATTCCCGCAGCACATGATCGACTCGCAGGCCTACCTGCAGCGCGAGAACTTCTACATCACGAACCCGAACATCGGGCATTCGGTCTCGGCGGAGTGGCTGGAAGATCAGCTGCGACTGTTCCGCGCCCGGACCGACGGGGGCTTCCAGCAGTTTCTGGCGAAGCACCTGAACATCGAGATCGGGCTGAACCTGCGCAGCGACCGCTGGCTGGGCGCCGACTTCTGGCTGGCGGCGGCCGTGCCGGTCTTCTCGCTCGAGGAACTACTGGAACGCTCGGAGGTGGTCACCGTCGGCATCGACGGCGGCGGCCTGGACGACATGCTGGGGCTGGCCGTGATCGGCCGCGAGATCGACACGGGCCGTTGGCTGGTGTGGGCCCGGGCGTGGTTGCACCCGATCGCGCTGGAGCGCAGGAAGTCAGAAGAGGCCCGCTACCGCGACTTCGCCGCGGCGGGCGACCTTGTGCTGGTGCAGCGCGTGGGCGAAGACATCGCCGACGTGGTGCGAATCGTCACCCAGGTGGCGGACTCCGGCTTGTTGGACAAGGTGGGCGTGGACCGCGCCGGCCTGGGCGGCATCTATGACGCGCTGGTGGGCACGAAGGAAGAGCCCGGCCCGGTGAAACCCGATGACGTGGTTGGCATCCCGCAAGGCTGGCAACTGCAAGGGGCAATCAAGACGGCGGAAAGGCATCTGGCGGCGCAGCGGATGGTGCACGCCGGCAGCGCGCTCATGGCGTGGTGTGTGGGCAATGCGAAGGTGGTCCAGGTGGGCAACGCGATCTCCATCACCAAGCAGGCCAGCGGACTCGCGAAGATCGACCCGCTCATGGCAGTTTTCGATGCCGTCTATCTGATGGCGCTCAACCCGAAGGCGAAAGGCCGTTCCGTGTACGAGGAGCGGGGCTTCCGCTACCTGTAA
- a CDS encoding HNH endonuclease yields MSQRPRIPAAAQRIQMAQATRLQQAPRIGATHRDRGRARQEARLRIWLRDGPHCKACGKLIDITPGTPDPFELDHTVPLWQGGKDADHNRQCLCPDCHAAKTAREAQERAGYHPKG; encoded by the coding sequence ATGAGCCAGCGCCCCCGAATCCCAGCCGCCGCCCAGCGCATCCAGATGGCCCAGGCCACAAGGCTGCAGCAGGCGCCGCGCATCGGGGCGACCCATCGGGATCGAGGGCGCGCCCGGCAGGAAGCGCGGCTGCGCATCTGGTTGCGCGACGGGCCGCACTGCAAGGCCTGCGGGAAGCTGATCGACATCACGCCCGGCACGCCGGACCCGTTCGAGCTCGATCACACGGTGCCGCTGTGGCAGGGCGGCAAGGACGCCGACCACAACCGGCAGTGCCTGTGCCCGGACTGCCACGCGGCCAAGACGGCGCGCGAGGCGCAGGAGCGGGCCGGTTACCACCCGAAGGGATGA